The following are encoded in a window of Sphingobium sp. AP49 genomic DNA:
- a CDS encoding 3'(2'),5'-bisphosphate nucleotidase CysQ, producing MPAAEPLLPAVVAAVSDAADRALALWADGETRVRQWEKVPGHPVCEADLEIDVMLRERLAAIDPQAGWLSEETADTVHRLGVSRVWVVDPIDGTRDYLRGRPGWAVSVALVEDGAVRLGILAAPARKELWIAQAGQGATRNGVPLHAGNRTMLPGARVPADQLPRADRDLVTVHKPNSIALRMAMVAADEADLVATVRWGNEWDVAASALIAQEAGAIVTDALGDRLAFNRPQPVAFGLLCAAPGIHAAAAARLAPRAKEILGKA from the coding sequence TTGCCGGCGGCTGAGCCCCTTCTGCCGGCCGTCGTCGCGGCGGTGAGCGATGCGGCCGACCGCGCGCTGGCGCTGTGGGCCGATGGCGAGACCCGCGTGCGTCAGTGGGAAAAGGTACCCGGCCATCCGGTCTGCGAGGCGGACCTGGAGATCGACGTCATGCTGCGCGAACGGCTGGCGGCGATCGATCCGCAGGCCGGCTGGCTGTCGGAGGAGACGGCCGATACCGTGCATCGCTTGGGTGTATCGCGCGTGTGGGTGGTCGATCCGATCGACGGCACCCGCGACTATCTGCGCGGTCGGCCCGGCTGGGCCGTCTCGGTCGCCCTGGTAGAGGATGGCGCGGTCCGGCTCGGCATCTTGGCGGCGCCCGCACGCAAGGAGCTGTGGATTGCGCAGGCCGGGCAGGGGGCGACCCGCAACGGCGTGCCGCTCCATGCCGGCAATCGCACCATGCTGCCCGGCGCCCGCGTTCCCGCCGATCAGCTACCCCGTGCCGATCGCGATCTTGTCACCGTGCACAAGCCCAACAGTATCGCGCTGCGCATGGCGATGGTCGCCGCCGACGAGGCCGATCTGGTCGCCACCGTGCGCTGGGGCAATGAATGGGACGTCGCCGCATCCGCGCTGATCGCGCAGGAGGCGGGTGCCATCGTTACCGATGCGCTGGGCGATCGCCTGGCCTTCAATCGACCCCAGCCGGTCGCCTTCGGCCTGCTCTGCGCGGCGCCCGGAATCCATGCCGCCGCTGCCGCCCGCCTGGCGCCGCGCGCGAAGGAGATATTGGGCAAGGCCTGA
- a CDS encoding GDSL-type esterase/lipase family protein, whose protein sequence is MQRLESAWGKRLMALSIFCLILGGWFAFTQYRESRALLPAGQGREGACALWFVGSSSIRRWDSLERDMAPWIAHNRGINDATFDEILPRFANVDPTTPRPDAIILYAGENDLARGHPVRQIVHQLAQFLEMRSELLGDVPVLVLSAKPSPGRWHLFPDQKLLNAAAIRLLPHMPDTHYIDITTPLLKDGKLGDNYQADRVHMNEAGYRIWADVVRDELTRSLPAKTVKRCTG, encoded by the coding sequence TTGCAGCGTCTGGAATCCGCCTGGGGCAAGCGGTTGATGGCCCTGTCGATCTTTTGCCTGATCCTGGGCGGCTGGTTCGCCTTTACCCAGTATCGCGAGTCCCGTGCCTTGTTGCCGGCCGGACAGGGCCGGGAAGGGGCCTGCGCCCTGTGGTTCGTCGGCAGTTCCTCCATTCGCCGGTGGGATAGTCTGGAGCGCGACATGGCGCCCTGGATCGCGCATAATCGCGGCATCAACGACGCGACCTTCGACGAGATATTGCCGCGCTTCGCCAATGTCGATCCGACGACACCCCGGCCTGACGCCATCATCCTCTATGCCGGTGAAAACGACCTTGCGCGCGGCCATCCGGTGCGCCAGATCGTGCATCAACTGGCGCAATTTCTGGAAATGCGCAGCGAATTACTGGGCGACGTGCCGGTCCTGGTCCTGTCGGCCAAGCCAAGCCCTGGACGCTGGCACCTGTTTCCCGACCAGAAGCTGCTGAATGCCGCCGCAATACGTCTGCTGCCGCACATGCCCGACACCCATTATATCGACATCACCACGCCGTTGCTGAAGGACGGCAAGCTAGGCGACAATTACCAGGCCGACCGGGTCCATATGAACGAGGCGGGCTATCGCATCTGGGCCGATGTCGTGCGCGATGAACTGACCCGGTCCCTGCCGGCAAAAACGGTCAAACGCTGCACCGGCTAA
- a CDS encoding acyltransferase family protein: protein MAKNPSIDLLKGLLILLVMGGHAMELTHQQHLLLWIGAGFRMPLMIGISGYLLNVTRTRTAPFDDLMTRYGRRMLLPWGVAMLIYVLASGVQFSWELPLDMLLRPPFHLWYVPALFLLILLTRLVPLSPLLLLAIGTPVSLVTMYAFGLDHGPVGGGLLAPDSRFLRYPVYFFFGMLVAERSMPKRYLGIILLVGALGLFWWSDLYGTGDALGFVPARLLMCLALIALLPSLAATRFHFAPINRIGRDSLFFYLWHPLVMGLLAIVDPHGGVILCGALVLLYLASMAASRSALSQILLGIAPRRPPVAVPPPDILSATA from the coding sequence TTGGCCAAGAATCCGTCGATCGACCTTCTGAAAGGACTGTTGATCCTGCTTGTTATGGGCGGGCATGCGATGGAATTGACGCATCAGCAACATCTGTTGCTATGGATTGGCGCTGGTTTTCGTATGCCGCTGATGATCGGTATTTCGGGTTATCTGCTCAATGTGACCCGCACCCGAACGGCGCCCTTCGATGATCTCATGACCCGTTATGGCCGGCGTATGCTGCTGCCATGGGGGGTGGCGATGCTGATCTATGTGCTGGCCAGCGGCGTGCAGTTCAGCTGGGAATTGCCGCTCGACATGCTGCTGCGGCCGCCCTTCCATCTCTGGTATGTGCCGGCACTGTTCTTGCTGATCCTGCTCACCCGGCTGGTCCCGCTGTCTCCGCTGTTGCTGCTGGCAATCGGCACGCCCGTCAGCCTCGTCACCATGTACGCCTTCGGTCTCGATCATGGGCCGGTTGGGGGCGGGCTGCTCGCGCCTGACAGCCGCTTCCTGCGCTATCCGGTCTATTTCTTCTTCGGCATGCTGGTGGCGGAACGCAGCATGCCGAAGCGTTATCTGGGGATCATCCTGCTGGTGGGGGCACTGGGGCTGTTCTGGTGGTCCGATCTATATGGCACCGGTGACGCGCTGGGCTTCGTGCCGGCGCGCCTGCTCATGTGTCTGGCGCTCATCGCGCTGCTCCCCAGCCTGGCGGCGACGCGCTTTCATTTTGCACCGATCAACCGCATCGGCCGCGACAGCCTGTTCTTCTATCTCTGGCATCCGCTGGTCATGGGCCTGCTGGCGATCGTCGACCCCCATGGCGGCGTGATCCTGTGCGGCGCGCTTGTGTTGCTCTATCTGGCGAGCATGGCTGCAAGCCGCAGCGCGCTCAGCCAGATATTGCTGGGCATCGCACCGCGGCGACCGCCGGTCGCGGTGCCACCGCCCGACATCCTGTCCGCTACGGCCTAA
- the purD gene encoding phosphoribosylamine--glycine ligase — protein MNILLLGGGGREHALAWKLAQSPRLSTLYAAPGNPGIAQHATLVDLDATDHRAVLDFCTRNSIALVVIGPEAPLVDGLADNLRTMGVAVFGPNKKPAQLEGSKGFTKDLCQRANIPTAGYQRVTSKDGAIAALDDFTLPVVIKADGLAAGKGVIIAETREEALDALDTMFSGAFGKAGEEVVLEEFMTGEEASFFALTDGSAILPFGSAQDHKRVGDGDTGPNTGGMGAYSPARVLTPELEAQVIERIIKPTVETLAAEGMPYSGVLYAGLMLTEEGPKLIEYNARFGDPECQVLMMRFDGDLVELLLAVAEGKLAEQGPVALADRTALTIVMAANGYPGTPEKGGAISGIDAAEAQGARVFHAGTADKDGAIVANGGRVLNVTATGDTVGAAQAAAYAAVDAIDFPTGFCRRDIGWREVAREAL, from the coding sequence ATGAACATCCTTCTGCTTGGCGGCGGCGGCCGCGAACATGCGCTGGCGTGGAAGCTGGCACAATCGCCACGCCTCTCGACGCTCTATGCGGCGCCTGGCAACCCCGGCATAGCCCAGCATGCCACTTTGGTCGACCTAGACGCGACCGATCATCGCGCGGTGCTGGATTTCTGCACCCGCAACTCGATCGCGCTGGTGGTGATCGGGCCGGAAGCGCCGCTGGTCGATGGCCTGGCGGACAATCTGCGTACCATGGGCGTCGCCGTGTTCGGCCCCAACAAGAAGCCGGCGCAACTGGAAGGCTCCAAGGGCTTCACCAAGGATCTGTGCCAGCGCGCCAATATCCCGACCGCCGGCTATCAGCGCGTCACCAGCAAGGATGGCGCGATCGCCGCGCTCGACGATTTCACTTTGCCGGTGGTGATCAAGGCCGATGGCCTGGCGGCGGGCAAGGGCGTGATCATCGCCGAAACGCGGGAGGAGGCGCTGGACGCGCTCGACACCATGTTCTCCGGCGCGTTCGGCAAGGCCGGCGAGGAAGTGGTGCTGGAAGAATTCATGACGGGCGAGGAAGCCAGTTTCTTTGCCCTGACCGATGGCAGCGCGATCCTGCCCTTCGGATCGGCGCAGGATCACAAGCGCGTCGGCGACGGCGACACCGGCCCCAATACCGGCGGCATGGGCGCATACAGCCCGGCCCGCGTGCTGACGCCCGAACTGGAAGCGCAGGTGATCGAGCGGATCATCAAGCCGACGGTCGAGACGCTGGCGGCCGAGGGCATGCCCTATTCCGGCGTGCTCTATGCCGGGCTGATGCTGACGGAGGAAGGCCCCAAGCTGATCGAATATAATGCCAGGTTCGGCGACCCCGAATGCCAGGTGCTGATGATGCGCTTCGACGGCGACCTGGTCGAGCTGCTGCTGGCGGTGGCCGAAGGCAAGCTGGCCGAGCAGGGGCCGGTCGCGCTGGCGGATCGCACGGCCCTCACCATCGTGATGGCGGCCAATGGCTATCCCGGCACGCCGGAAAAGGGCGGTGCGATCAGCGGCATCGATGCAGCCGAAGCACAGGGCGCCCGCGTCTTCCATGCCGGTACGGCGGATAAGGACGGCGCGATCGTCGCCAATGGCGGCCGCGTGCTGAACGTCACCGCGACCGGCGATACCGTGGGCGCGGCGCAGGCCGCCGCCTATGCCGCGGTCGACGCGATCGACTTTCCCACCGGCTTCTGCCGCCGCGACATTGGCTGGCGCGAGGTCGCCCGCGAGGCGCTTTAA
- the xseA gene encoding exodeoxyribonuclease VII large subunit yields the protein MSPEFDAYDSSGRLLAEERAGDNAPPLSVSELSGLLKRTVEDQFGHVRLRGEISGFKRAASGHLYLALKDDNAVLDGVMWKGGAQRLAFQPQDGVEVIATGKLTTYPGRSKYQIVIDRMELAGEGALMALLEKLKARLAGEGLFDRDRKRRLPFLPRTIGVVTSPTGAVIRDILHRLADRCPTQVLLWPVLVQGQGAAEQIARAVRGFSAMDGSGPLPRPDLVIVARGGGSIEDLWSFNEEIVVRAVAECSIPTISAVGHETDTTLCDYAADMRAPTPTAAAEMAVPVRAELLAMLGEMGLRSGRAVRRGAMQARERLDMQARLMPTPDTLLAPQRQRLDLLSDGLNSGLRHRLADARAHLGQVSGALRPALLRQYLSRAAERVDRLRLRPDYLTRVYRDRATAFDRLSRLFTSVNPDLPLQRGFARVMAGDRLVRSVVDAQAAGQVSLHFADGAVAAAIDGAAPLEPAPAPAISAPSRPARKPRDTVEGGQQDLFS from the coding sequence ATGTCCCCGGAATTTGATGCCTATGACAGTTCGGGCCGCCTGTTAGCCGAGGAAAGGGCGGGGGACAACGCGCCGCCGCTCAGCGTCAGCGAATTGTCGGGCCTGCTCAAGCGCACGGTGGAGGACCAGTTCGGCCATGTCCGCCTGCGCGGCGAGATTTCCGGCTTCAAGCGCGCGGCCTCGGGCCATCTCTATCTGGCGCTGAAGGACGACAATGCCGTGCTCGACGGGGTGATGTGGAAGGGCGGGGCGCAGCGGCTCGCTTTCCAGCCGCAGGACGGGGTCGAGGTGATCGCCACCGGCAAGCTCACCACCTATCCGGGTCGCTCCAAATATCAGATCGTGATCGATCGGATGGAGCTGGCGGGTGAGGGCGCGCTGATGGCGCTACTCGAAAAGCTCAAGGCCAGGCTGGCGGGCGAAGGGCTGTTCGACCGCGATCGCAAGCGCCGCCTGCCCTTCCTGCCGCGCACGATCGGCGTCGTCACCTCGCCCACCGGCGCGGTGATCCGCGATATTCTCCATCGCCTGGCGGATCGCTGCCCGACCCAGGTGCTGCTCTGGCCGGTGCTGGTCCAGGGCCAGGGTGCGGCCGAACAGATTGCCCGCGCCGTGCGTGGCTTTTCCGCCATGGACGGCAGTGGCCCGCTGCCCCGGCCCGATCTCGTCATCGTCGCGCGCGGCGGCGGTTCGATCGAGGATCTGTGGAGCTTCAACGAGGAAATCGTCGTCCGCGCGGTCGCCGAATGCTCGATCCCGACCATATCGGCAGTCGGGCATGAAACCGACACGACCTTGTGCGACTATGCCGCCGACATGCGCGCGCCCACGCCCACGGCCGCCGCCGAAATGGCGGTGCCGGTCCGCGCCGAACTGCTGGCGATGCTGGGGGAAATGGGCCTGCGCTCGGGCCGGGCGGTGCGGCGCGGCGCGATGCAGGCGCGCGAGCGGCTCGACATGCAGGCGCGGCTGATGCCGACGCCCGATACCCTGCTCGCGCCGCAGCGGCAGCGGCTCGATCTCCTGTCCGACGGGCTCAATAGCGGCCTGCGCCACCGGCTGGCCGACGCCCGCGCCCATCTGGGCCAGGTCAGTGGCGCGCTGCGCCCGGCCTTGTTGCGCCAATATCTCAGCCGCGCGGCGGAGCGGGTCGACCGGTTGCGGCTGCGCCCCGACTATCTGACCCGCGTCTATCGCGATCGGGCGACCGCCTTTGACCGCCTTTCGCGGCTCTTCACCTCGGTCAATCCCGACCTGCCGCTGCAGCGCGGCTTTGCCCGGGTGATGGCGGGCGACCGGCTGGTCCGTTCGGTCGTCGATGCGCAGGCCGCAGGCCAGGTCAGCCTGCACTTCGCCGATGGCGCCGTGGCCGCCGCGATCGATGGTGCCGCACCTCTTGAGCCGGCCCCCGCGCCCGCTATATCCGCCCCATCCCGTCCCGCGCGCAAGCCGCGCGATACCGTTGAAGGCGGGCAGCAGGATCTCTTCTCCTGA
- a CDS encoding DUF2093 domain-containing protein: MLMSNRDRPARLHYMPYSFRVLQAGDHVLCAVSGQRIPLEDLRYWSIARQEPYASAALSVEAELKARAAG; the protein is encoded by the coding sequence ATGCTGATGTCCAATCGCGACCGCCCGGCCCGGCTGCATTACATGCCCTACAGCTTCCGCGTGCTGCAGGCCGGCGACCATGTGCTGTGCGCCGTGTCCGGCCAGCGCATCCCGCTGGAGGATCTGCGCTACTGGTCGATCGCCCGGCAGGAACCCTATGCCAGCGCTGCCCTGTCGGTCGAGGCAGAGCTGAAGGCGCGCGCCGCCGGATGA
- a CDS encoding M23 family metallopeptidase, which translates to MLRAAPAAVSAADFILSGPAIQGGTLLGTAPAGTVALHFGDQLVPVDADGRFLIAFDRDAPPPARLSARLSDGRVIDRALTVAPREWRLERINAPLRPTKSSEAFLALRKPELEQIAAARDKLTDAQGWRQTFIWPRLGRISGLFGSQRIYQGQPGAYHGGVDVAGATGEPVVAPADGVVILAADHPFTLEGNLLMIDHGHGLNSAFLHLSRIDVKPGDHVAQGQRIGAIGATGRATGPHLHWGMKWNDARIDPLLLAGPMPQAR; encoded by the coding sequence ATGCTGCGCGCGGCGCCGGCTGCTGTGAGCGCTGCCGATTTCATCCTGTCCGGCCCGGCGATCCAGGGCGGTACCCTGCTCGGCACCGCGCCGGCCGGTACGGTCGCGCTCCATTTCGGCGACCAACTGGTCCCGGTCGATGCCGACGGCCGCTTCCTTATCGCCTTCGATCGTGACGCGCCACCGCCCGCCAGGCTCAGCGCGCGCCTGTCGGATGGCCGGGTCATCGACCGCGCCCTGACCGTCGCGCCGCGCGAATGGCGGCTGGAGCGGATCAACGCGCCGCTGCGGCCAACGAAAAGCAGCGAGGCCTTCCTCGCCCTGCGCAAGCCCGAACTGGAGCAGATCGCCGCCGCCCGCGACAAGCTGACGGACGCGCAGGGCTGGCGCCAGACTTTCATCTGGCCGCGCCTCGGCCGGATTTCCGGCCTGTTCGGGTCGCAGCGAATCTATCAGGGCCAGCCCGGCGCCTATCATGGCGGCGTCGATGTTGCCGGCGCGACCGGCGAGCCGGTGGTGGCGCCGGCCGATGGCGTGGTGATCCTGGCCGCCGATCATCCCTTCACGCTGGAGGGCAATCTGCTGATGATCGACCATGGCCATGGCCTCAACAGCGCCTTCCTGCATCTGTCGCGGATCGATGTGAAGCCCGGCGACCATGTGGCACAGGGGCAACGCATCGGCGCGATCGGTGCCACAGGCCGTGCCACCGGTCCGCACCTCCACTGGGGCATGAAGTGGAATGATGCCCGCATCGACCCGCTGCTGCTGGCCGGGCCGATGCCGCAGGCGCGATAG
- a CDS encoding TonB-dependent receptor, with protein sequence MKTFSKRALLRASAAPAILGASLIATAAFAQDAPQAAEADTSDTIVVTGSLIRNPNLAQSTPVLATTSDEIDLRQSNNAEQLLREIPGVVPSIGSAVNNGNGGASTLNLRGLGSNRNLVLIDGRRMVPYGLGGVFDLNNVPLALVERVDVLTGGASTTYGADAIAGVANFILKKDFSGFEGTVSNQLTDDGDGNAFRADVTMGANFDDGRGNAVLSIGYQEVDPVYQGARSFSKTYLESYLAECISCQGSGTTSPTRMSLPGAGTRQISADGNSLVPTYQTYNFNPYNIFQTPFKRFNMFGSANYEISDSVKAYTRGMFSKNTVNTIIAPSGAFALAVVIPYSNPYLSDGIRNQFCTANGLTTAQCSAAAGATSTTDPNYRTFNTTISRRAVEAGPRISEFKTTFFDYALGFQGDIGSHLSWDVGGSYGESEQVQTQQGYTLNSRVKNALLATNTTTCLDGSDTCVPLNIFGPTGSITQDMVDYLTANSQITTKTTLAQAHATLSGDFGVTSPLASNPIGFAVGGEYRKYTAMIQSDELSKANDLGGAGGAQPDVNGGFDVYEAYGELIAPLIEDRPFAKLLSVGAGVRYSSYTVDAPGKPSYDTWTYKFEGSWAPVDDIKFRGNYSRAVRAPNVAELFTPLTTGLTNLATDPCAGSAPLGNANLAAICLAQGAPADTIGFIEQPSAAQANASTGGNLDIKPETSDSWGVGATITPTFLRGFYATIDYYNIKVKDAITTPTPGDAMNDCFGNITAASASSTACTVIGRAEDGSLNGTATGLYLPLSNLGTLKTDGIDLSLNYKHEFNFATLTLGFNGNWTNSSKFQATPTSLNRDCVGYYSVNCASIQPKFQWSQRTTFTFGDVDLSLLWRHIDSVKFEPQQLADDIASGIDAGCEDPAGADPDGCTIDPQFRKIKAYDYFDLTARAAVSDNVTLTFTVMNMFDKKPPVVGGSAGSTSYNSGNTYPSTYDALGRKFAVSAKMKF encoded by the coding sequence GTGAAGACTTTTTCTAAGAGGGCACTTTTGCGTGCCAGCGCCGCTCCGGCGATCCTCGGTGCGTCGCTGATCGCGACCGCCGCGTTCGCGCAGGATGCGCCGCAGGCTGCCGAAGCCGACACCAGCGATACCATCGTTGTGACCGGCTCGCTTATCAGGAACCCCAACCTGGCTCAGTCGACGCCGGTTCTGGCGACCACGTCGGACGAAATCGACCTGCGCCAGAGCAACAACGCAGAACAGCTGCTGCGTGAAATTCCGGGCGTCGTTCCCAGCATCGGTTCGGCCGTGAACAACGGCAACGGCGGTGCATCGACCCTCAACCTGCGTGGCCTGGGCTCGAACCGCAACCTCGTCCTGATCGACGGTCGTCGCATGGTTCCCTACGGCCTGGGCGGCGTTTTCGATCTTAACAACGTCCCGCTGGCCCTGGTGGAGCGCGTCGACGTTCTGACCGGTGGTGCATCGACCACCTATGGTGCCGACGCGATCGCGGGCGTGGCCAACTTCATCCTGAAGAAGGACTTCTCGGGCTTCGAAGGTACCGTCTCGAACCAGCTGACCGACGATGGCGACGGCAATGCCTTCCGCGCCGACGTCACCATGGGTGCGAACTTCGACGACGGCCGCGGCAACGCGGTGCTCAGCATCGGCTACCAGGAAGTCGACCCCGTCTACCAGGGCGCGCGTTCCTTCTCGAAGACCTATCTCGAATCCTATCTCGCCGAGTGCATCTCGTGCCAGGGTTCGGGCACGACCTCGCCGACCCGCATGTCGCTGCCGGGTGCCGGTACGCGCCAGATCAGCGCCGACGGCAATTCGCTGGTTCCGACCTACCAGACCTACAACTTCAACCCGTACAACATCTTCCAGACGCCGTTTAAGCGTTTCAACATGTTCGGTTCGGCCAATTACGAGATCAGCGACTCGGTCAAGGCCTACACCCGTGGCATGTTCTCGAAGAACACGGTCAACACGATCATCGCTCCGTCGGGCGCCTTCGCCCTGGCGGTCGTGATCCCCTACAGCAACCCCTATCTGTCTGACGGCATCCGCAATCAGTTCTGTACTGCGAATGGTCTGACCACCGCGCAGTGCTCGGCTGCTGCCGGCGCGACCAGCACGACTGATCCGAACTATCGCACCTTCAACACCACGATCTCGCGTCGTGCGGTCGAAGCCGGTCCGCGTATCTCGGAATTCAAGACCACCTTCTTCGACTATGCGCTGGGCTTCCAGGGCGATATCGGCTCGCACCTGAGCTGGGATGTCGGCGGTTCCTATGGTGAATCGGAGCAGGTCCAGACGCAGCAGGGCTACACGCTCAATTCGCGCGTTAAAAACGCACTGCTGGCGACCAACACCACCACCTGCCTTGACGGTTCCGACACTTGCGTCCCGCTGAACATCTTCGGCCCGACCGGTTCGATCACCCAGGACATGGTCGACTATCTGACTGCCAACAGCCAGATCACGACCAAGACCACCCTCGCGCAGGCTCATGCTACGCTGAGCGGCGACTTCGGCGTGACTTCGCCGCTGGCATCGAACCCGATCGGCTTCGCCGTCGGTGGCGAATATCGCAAGTACACGGCGATGATCCAGTCGGACGAATTGTCGAAGGCGAACGATCTGGGTGGTGCCGGTGGTGCCCAGCCTGATGTAAACGGCGGCTTCGATGTCTATGAAGCCTATGGCGAATTGATCGCGCCGCTGATCGAAGATCGTCCGTTCGCCAAGCTGCTGTCGGTTGGCGCCGGCGTCCGCTATTCGAGCTACACGGTCGATGCGCCGGGCAAGCCGAGCTATGATACCTGGACCTACAAGTTCGAAGGTAGCTGGGCTCCCGTCGATGATATCAAGTTCCGCGGTAACTATTCGCGCGCCGTCCGTGCACCGAACGTTGCGGAACTGTTCACGCCGCTGACCACCGGCCTGACCAACCTGGCAACCGATCCCTGCGCCGGCAGCGCTCCGCTTGGCAACGCCAATCTGGCCGCGATCTGTCTCGCTCAGGGTGCGCCGGCTGACACCATCGGCTTCATCGAACAGCCTTCGGCTGCTCAGGCCAATGCCAGCACCGGCGGCAATCTGGACATCAAGCCGGAAACGTCGGACAGCTGGGGCGTCGGTGCGACCATCACGCCGACCTTCCTGCGCGGTTTCTACGCCACGATCGATTACTACAACATCAAGGTGAAGGACGCGATCACGACCCCGACTCCGGGCGATGCGATGAACGACTGCTTCGGCAACATCACGGCCGCCAGCGCGTCCAGCACCGCCTGTACCGTCATCGGTCGCGCCGAAGACGGCAGCCTGAACGGTACCGCCACCGGTCTGTACCTGCCGCTGTCGAACCTGGGTACGCTGAAGACCGACGGCATCGACCTGTCGTTGAACTACAAGCATGAGTTCAACTTCGCGACGCTGACGCTGGGCTTCAACGGTAACTGGACCAACAGCTCCAAGTTCCAGGCAACCCCGACTTCGCTGAACCGCGATTGCGTTGGCTACTACTCGGTCAACTGCGCCTCGATCCAGCCGAAGTTCCAGTGGTCGCAGCGCACCACCTTCACCTTCGGTGACGTGGATCTGTCGCTCCTGTGGCGCCATATCGACAGCGTGAAGTTCGAGCCGCAGCAGCTGGCCGACGATATCGCTTCCGGTATCGACGCGGGTTGTGAAGATCCGGCCGGTGCCGATCCGGACGGCTGCACCATCGATCCGCAGTTCCGCAAGATCAAGGCTTACGACTATTTCGACCTGACGGCTCGTGCCGCCGTGTCGGACAACGTGACCCTGACCTTCACTGTCATGAACATGTTCGACAAGAAGCCCCCGGTCGTCGGTGGTTCGGCCGGTTCGACCTCGTACAACAGCGGCAACACCTACCCGTCGACCTACGACGCTCTGGGCCGCAAGTTCGCTGTCAGCGCGAAGATGAAGTTCTGA
- a CDS encoding aspartyl/asparaginyl beta-hydroxylase domain-containing protein → MNDIATVLRRVDEARAKGDRVREAALLDEALRLAPNSPQLLNGRGMVALAMNRAADAVIFFRRATDCDPQQPALWMNLATALRGCGDDDAEQAALDRVLGIDRIHFMAQLRMAELQQRRGQVAAATQSWSQVLALSDGLEEIPPPLQARLDEARAFVRGRMAALAAEIDAGFADDLAGQPDPDVRRFKAGIDHLLGRRRIYRNECAGLHYPFLPADEFFDRSHFPWLDALEAQTDAIRAELHNLLRQGADLLRPYVRQESGTPDNKWTSLDGSLDWGACFLWEYGVRNDAVCDLCPQTAAALDALPRSYIGGRAPSAFFSLLKPKAHIPAHTGVTNTRAIVHLPLIVPPGCSFRVGGETRQWEEGKAFAFDDTIEHEAWNDSDTLRAVLIFDVWNPYLTNREQELLRRYFALADQSAHRPDA, encoded by the coding sequence ATGAACGATATTGCAACAGTGTTGCGTCGCGTCGATGAGGCGCGCGCAAAGGGGGATCGGGTGCGCGAAGCCGCGCTCCTGGATGAGGCGCTTCGGCTGGCGCCGAACAGTCCGCAATTGCTCAACGGTCGGGGGATGGTGGCGCTTGCGATGAACAGGGCGGCCGACGCCGTCATCTTCTTCCGTCGCGCCACCGACTGCGATCCGCAGCAACCTGCGCTCTGGATGAATCTGGCTACGGCGCTGCGGGGGTGTGGCGACGATGATGCAGAGCAGGCCGCGCTCGACCGCGTGCTTGGCATCGACCGCATCCATTTCATGGCGCAACTGCGCATGGCGGAATTGCAGCAGCGGCGTGGCCAGGTGGCGGCGGCGACCCAGAGCTGGAGCCAGGTCTTGGCTCTGTCCGATGGGCTGGAGGAAATTCCGCCGCCGCTGCAGGCCCGGCTGGATGAGGCGCGGGCGTTCGTGCGCGGCCGGATGGCGGCGCTCGCGGCGGAAATCGACGCCGGCTTTGCGGATGATCTGGCGGGGCAGCCCGATCCCGACGTTCGCCGTTTCAAGGCGGGCATCGATCATCTGCTGGGGCGGCGGCGCATCTATCGGAACGAATGCGCGGGTCTGCATTATCCGTTCCTGCCGGCGGATGAGTTTTTCGATCGATCGCATTTCCCCTGGCTGGATGCGCTGGAAGCGCAGACCGACGCCATCCGTGCGGAACTGCACAACCTGCTGCGCCAGGGTGCCGATCTGCTTCGTCCCTATGTCCGCCAGGAAAGCGGGACGCCGGACAATAAATGGACGTCGCTTGACGGCTCGCTCGATTGGGGGGCCTGTTTCCTGTGGGAATATGGGGTGCGCAATGATGCGGTGTGCGATCTCTGCCCGCAGACGGCGGCGGCACTGGATGCACTGCCGCGCAGCTATATCGGCGGTCGGGCGCCTTCGGCCTTCTTCTCCTTGCTCAAGCCCAAGGCCCATATTCCTGCGCATACCGGGGTTACGAACACGCGGGCGATCGTCCACCTGCCGCTCATCGTGCCGCCCGGCTGCAGCTTCCGGGTCGGTGGCGAAACGCGGCAATGGGAAGAAGGCAAGGCTTTCGCATTTGACGACACGATCGAGCATGAGGCGTGGAACGATAGCGATACATTACGCGCGGTTTTGATCTTTGACGTTTGGAATCCGTATCTTACCAATCGAGAACAGGAACTTCTGCGTCGCTATTTTGCCCTGGCGGATCAGAGCGCGCATCGACCCGATGCGTGA